The Populus nigra chromosome 19, ddPopNigr1.1, whole genome shotgun sequence genome includes a window with the following:
- the LOC133679686 gene encoding uncharacterized protein At5g39865 — MWRPRAKSTVKIRDTPSSPFSFSTFKDIQNLCIEDHPSSPIKKSSSIFHRVRLATTFLRSLTLSLSEPEHNATPAHNKTTTPSLQEQPLITIPGADKRIVVYYTSLRVVRSTFEDCKTVQSILRGFRVLIDERDLSMDSSFLNELNQIFSGGGNCGRKLTLPRVFIGGRYMGGAEEIRQLNESGELKKFIEGLPVVDSGVCDVCGGYRFILCGQCSGSHKLYIEKAGFKSCTACNENGLIRCPSCAV; from the coding sequence ATGTGGCGGCCGCGTGCTAAATCGACAGTTAAGATTCGCGACACCCCGtcttctcctttctctttctccACTTTCAAAGACATCCAAAATCTTTGCATAGAGGATCATCCCTCCAGTCCCATAAAAAAATCCTCCTCCATTTTCCACCGGGTCCGGCTCGCCACCACCTTCCTCCGCTCCCTCACATTATCCTTATCCGAGCCAGAACACAATGCCACTCCAGCTCATAACAAAACGACAACACCATCGCTTCAAGAACAACCTCTTATCACAATCCCGGGTGCCGACAAACGAATTGTCGTCTACTACACAAGCCTACGTGTGGTTCGTTCAACATTTGAAGACTGCAAGACCGTGCAATCTATCCTACGTGGATTCCGCGTTTTAATCGACGAACGAGATCTCTCAATGgactcaagttttttaaacGAGTTAAACCAGATCTTTTCCGGCGGTGGTAATTGTGGTCGGAAGCTGACATTGCCACGTGTCTTTATCGGAGGGAGATACATGGGTGGAGCCGAAGAAATCAGACAGTTAAACGAATCAGGTGAGCTCAAGAAATTTATAGAAGGATTGCCTGTGGTGGATTCTGGTGTTTGTGACGTGTGTGGTGGTTATAGGTTTATTTTATGTGGTCAATGTAGTGGGAGTCATAAGTTGTATATAGAGAAAGCTGGGTTTAAATCCTGTACGgcttgtaatgagaatggtttgATCAGGTGCCCTTCTTGTGCtgtctaa
- the LOC133680157 gene encoding protein NODULATION SIGNALING PATHWAY 2-like: protein MVVDYLPCYSWQSTYNPIEEGGLLFRNTDQLGSYPEDSSLCVSFEDFSDIPSPIPFSPVSLGFPTHVDDLPITMSHPEEQKYSLIPESNITFEDPLMVREIEDINDWLASENRGALQNFPGDDAGSLLVSPPSREASIDTLTNQTSLVLPGIGMEFDNQLMILHLLKAYGEAAEMEMKELAEKIMSRLKEMACPIGSTLERLAYYLIQAREGEEDFLWQEASKNYEAAFKAFYQIFPYGRFAHFTANSVILEAIPEEADIVHIVDFDIGQGVQWPPMIETLARRGKRMVRLTAINWEEEEDCSGVGSSRSFEETKMRLYEHAQTFGLRLKMEEMDMEVLVSEMKKTKKRGGRGEWLAFNCMVGLPHMGKGRSARSLGEFLRLAKDSITLNTDGGGGTRGTITIGDGIGWGMEVKEQKGYGSVFAGQLVQFMALIESMDCHFPDHLREARIAMECVFLIPYVSSSFGLQMWDDIAKESRALSEVGLVAREMRKDNLLEARELIRETESFYCVNIEGGKENQMVLSYMEVPLVKVSSWT from the coding sequence atggtagtTGACTACCTTCCTTGTTATTCATGGCAAAGTACGTACAATCCCATAGAAGAAGGAGGCCTATTGTTTCGAAACACAGATCAATTAGGCAGCTATCCCGAGGACTCTTCTTTATGCGTATCTTTTGAAGATTTCTCTGACATCCCCTCTCCTATCCCATTTTCTCCAGTTTCGCTAGGTTTTCCCACTCATGTTGATGATTTGCCTATCACCATGTCCCATCCAGAGGAACAGAAATATTCCCTAATTCCGGAGTCTAATATTACTTTTGAGGATCCATTGATGGTAAGAGAAATTGAGGATATAAATGATTGGTTGGCGAGTGAGAACAGGGGTGCTCTGCAAAACTTTCCTGGAGATGATGCAGGGAGCCTGCTTGTATCTCCACCATCGAGGGAGGCATCTATAGACACACTGACGAATCAAACATCCTTGGTTCTGCCCGGTATTGGCATGGAATTTGATAACCAATTGATGATTCTCCATCTGCTCAAGGCTTATGGAGAGGCTGCGGAGATGGAGATGAAAGAGTTAGCTGAAAAAATTATGAGTCGGTTAAAAGAGATGGCATGCCCTATTGGTTCAACCCTGGAGCGACTTGCTTATTATTTGATTCAAGCACGGGAAGGGGAAGAGGACTTTCTATGGCAAGAAGCAAGCAAGAATTATGAGGCTGCCTTTAAAGCATTCTATCAGATATTTCCCTACGGGAGGTTTGCTCATTTTACTGCCAATTCTGTAATACTAGAAGCCATCCCTGAAGAAGCTGACATAGTGCACATAGTTGACTTTGACATTGGTCAAGGTGTGCAATGGCCTCCAATGATCGAAACACTTGCGAGGCGAGGCAAAAGAATGGTGAGATTGACTGCAATAAATTGGGAGGAGGAAGAGGATTGCAGTGGTGTTGGTTCCTCGAGGAGTTTTGAGGAGACGAAAATGCGGTTATATGAACACGCACAAACATTTGGCTTGAGATTGAAAATGGAGGAGATGGACATGGAGGTTTTGGTTAGTGAGatgaagaagacaaagaaaagaggTGGAAGAGGGGAATGGTTAGCCTTCAATTGCATGGTGGGTCTCCCTCACATGGGGAAAGGGAGGAGTGCCAGGAGTCTTGGGGAGTTTCTAAGGTTAGCTAAAGATTCAATCACACTCAAtactgatggtggtggtggtactAGGGGAACTATAACTATTGGAGATGGGATTGGTTGGGGCATGGAAGTGAAGGAGCAGAAAGGATACGGCTCTGTTTTTGCAGGGCAGCTGGTTCAGTTCATGGCGTTGATAGAATCAATGGACTGTCATTTCCCTGACCATCTAAGAGAAGCAAGAATAGCCATGGAATGCGTGTTTTTGATACcttatgtttcttcttcttttggcttGCAAATGTGGGACGATATTGCTAAAGAAAGCAGGGCACTCTCAGAGGTAGGGTTGGTGGCCCGGGAAATGAGAAAAGATAATCTTCTAGAGGCCAGGGAATTGATCAGAGAAACAGAAAGCTTCTACTGTGTGAACATCGAAGGGGGGAAGGAGAACCAAATGGTACTGAGCTACATGGAAGTTCCTCTGGTGAAGGTTTCAAGCTGGACATAA